The DNA window GCGAGATCTTTCCCTCCCTAGGGAGTGATTTCCGAGGTTCGTTAGAGCTTGTCTGCCGCGATGGAGAAGACTGCCAATTCGCCCCCTTGGGGCTACGCTTTGGCAGCGTGCTATCCACGGTTGCGGTCAGCGACCTGACCGAAAGAGAGACAGTCCCGCCCGGCGAGCCTCCGATTTCGGAAGGTCTGGCTGCCATCCGTCGACTGGTCGAGCCTTCAGGCCGGTGGTTCCTCGAGTTTATGATCGGCAACTCAACTTTCGACGACGAGTATGCTTTCTTCCAGGCCTTTGAATTGCCTAATCCAACGCCCAATCAGCTGCCATTTCAGGCCTTGGCCGTGGACGTTCTGTTCGATCCCGTCATAGCGACGTATCTCGTGGATGAGGGCCAATACCTGCTTCTCGACCCGAGCTTCCTCTTCGACAACGTCTACATCTTCACATTCGAAGACGAGGATACGGTTCGCGGTTGTTATCACATGCTTGATTCAGATACGAACAATCTCGGGCCGTGCCGAACGATGGAGGGCCGAAGGTTCGATTTCCTCGATGCCACGGCGCAGACAGTGAAGGCTAGAGGGGTGGTAAGGGAAGCGCTGCTGCGTGAGGTGTTCGAACAAGAGAAGTTCACGGCGCCCTCTCCAGCACTTGCGAGAGCGCTGGCCGGTCTCAGGGAACGCTTGGAGAATCCGACCGGGACCCAGTCAAAACCACATTGAGAGGTGGAACTGTTGTGGAAGGCTTGCTTGGAAAGCCCGACGCTTTCGAGGGAAACGGAACGAGTCTCCGCTACTTCTACTCCGACAGACACTCAGGTTCCCGCTCAGATCGTTGACGACGATGGCGCCGGTCACCTTGTCGGTCTGCGCCGTCAGCCAGCCCTCATGCCAGGCCTTTTTCTCTCGGCCTTCCGAGGAGCCGCTCATGATCAGAGCATTCTTCCGGCAAGCGGCTCTGCAATTCTTGGGGGTCAAGAGAGCGAAATTACTGATCTGCGTAACCGTGGTCCCAGCAGCGTTCGGGATCATGGTTTCGCAGATCCACACCGAACGTAAGCCATCCCTTGAGAGGGAAGAGCACGTTCAGCCAGCCAGCATGTACCTCGTTCCATTGATCTCGACTTGTTCCGCTGTGCGTCAGCAGAAGATCCGTCCCGCCCCGGCCATCCGGCGTCAGTTCAAATCGAACTGGTCCACCCATGTACTCGACTGAAAATATCCTTGGAGGTTTTCGCTCGATCACTTTGCCCCTGTAGGTGTAGCCGTTGATAAACTGGAACTCGATGCGCCCATCCACTTGAGCAGCCGATTCCGCCCAGAACGACGCGCGCCCTTGGTCGGAGTCGAGCGCTCCAAAGACCTTCTCCGGCGCTACCGGAATGTGCATTCTCCAGCGTATGGGTCCCCCGACTTGATCTCCTCTCATCATTCCTCCTTAGCAAAACATAAGCGAACGAATCCCGACAGGCGCCAACGCGCCCACCGCACCCCCAACGCCGCACTCCCCACGCATGGGAGCGCCC is part of the Acidobacteriota bacterium genome and encodes:
- a CDS encoding SRPBCC domain-containing protein translates to MHIPVAPEKVFGALDSDQGRASFWAESAAQVDGRIEFQFINGYTYRGKVIERKPPRIFSVEYMGGPVRFELTPDGRGGTDLLLTHSGTSRDQWNEVHAGWLNVLFPLKGWLTFGVDLRNHDPERCWDHGYADQ